The genomic stretch AGTCGGCAAGTCCGCCTACCAGAGCAGCTTCACTGACAAAGAGGAAGAAGCGCAACCCTTGGGCAGTTGGCCATTGGTATCTTAGTCCTATTGCCAAAAGGAATATCAGAAAAACACTGCCTAGAACTAGATTAGCTTTGCGTTGGTAATTCATAGTTGTCCTCCGTGTCTTTTAAAGCAAGCTACTTGCCAGGTAAATAAGCATTCCGGCTAGACCTCCGACTACTGAACCGTTAATTCTGATCATCTGGAGGTCTTCTCCGGCTTTTGATTCGATTAGCTCTACGAGCATTTCATTGGAGTATTTCTCCAAACCTTCGTGGACCAGCTGCCCTATCTTTTGGTGCTTCGAATTAATGAGGGGGATGATTTTCGCTTGCACATAAGCATTAAAATCTCCCTGCTTTTCCGGACTTTCCTTGAGGGAGGCTATCCCACTCTCTAGGCCTTCGAGAAGTTGTTCTCCCCGTTTTGAGGTGGTTGCCATGACATCGAGCTTTTCCAGATAACCCTTGGCGAGCTCTTGCAATAACTTCATCACGGTAGTCGTAGCCCAGTAGGTTGTCTTTTGGCTGGGGGGGTCGGGTTCCTCCCCTGCTGTTAAACGGTAGGCTTGGTTCTGCGCCTGTTGCTTGAGCCATTGGCCAATCTCTGCTTGGGTTGTTTCTTCCCTAAGATAATCTGAGATTTGATTCTGGAGCTTTAAAGCCAGGTCCGAGGGCTCGGGCAGAAACATGACGAGGAAGCGTCGGGAGGGGTTCTCACTGATATAGCGTTCAATAGCATGTTCTAACCAATGAGTTAACCATAGATGTACCTCTGTTTCTTGAATCCACAGGCCAAGCGTTGTGGCTCCCGCTGTAATCAGCTTTTTGCCCTCTTCGTTCTCCCATAGTTGAAGCAGTGCATGTCCAACAAGGGGATCGAGTTTCTCACTTAAGCTTTCTTGTCGAAAAAGCGCTTCATTCTCTTTTTTCAAATCTTCTAAGCTTAGGCTCAGTGGGACCTGGAGTTGCAGTAAAAACTGATCCAGGATGGGTCCTACACGTTCCCGTCCCAAGGCATCCCAGGTTTTTATGGCCGGAGTTGCAAAATCATAGGTCTCGAGCTTTTTCTGAAGGGCTTCTTGCGAGAGAAGTTCCTTTTCCACCATATCGGTTAAGGCTTGAAAAATTCGCTCCCGATTCCTGGGAATGATCTCTGTGCGGAACACTTTTCCCGGTCGTACTCCTAAGGGGCGTCGAAAGAGGGCTTTCACAGCAAACCAATCCGCTAATCCTCCCACTAAAGCTGCCGTGCAGCCACTGGTGAGAAGTCCCCCCCCAAAGGAGCCTTGAAAAGGGTACACGATAGCTAAGCCCAAGGCGGAAAGCCCTAGGGCGATATTGGCTTTGCGATAGGTTTTACCACGAACTTTCTTTGTCTGGGCAACAGTGGTTGGCACTTCATTCATACTTTGTTTTCACCTTATTACATACTTAGTTTTCATCTTATATATCAGGGTAAGACTCTGCTTTATCTTAGTTAGCAATCACTAGTATATCACAATGTGAAAAACTGGTGAAAAATGACACCTTCCCCCCTTGATTCACTCGAACATGGAAAGGTCTGTTATCGTGATGGTTTTGGCATCGAATTCGAGCAAACCGTCTTCTCGCATTTTGTTTAATTCCCTACTCAGCGAGGATCTTTGGATACCAAGCTTCTCTGCTAGATTCTTTTTGGACATTGTCAGATTTATTCGAGTGTTTTTTTGAATCAGATATTCGTATTTTAGAAAATCCATTATGCGCCTTCTTATTGTTTTAAGGGCAATCATATCGATTTTATCGACTAATATAGAAGTCGTATCTGAAATCGTTTTAATTAAATAGGTTAGAAAGCGGATATCATTTTGGCAAATATCAATGATACGTTCCTTACGCAAATGCAAGATTGTTGCTTTTGTTGAAGCAAATATGGTCATGGGATAGTAATTTCTGCTAGAAAATAATAGATTTGCTCCGATGATATCCCCTTTTAAGAACGTGTTGATTATTAGTATATTCCCGTTTTCTTCTATTTTTTGAACAGATACCTGCCCATCTAGAACAATGTCAACGGATTGGCATAGTTCATTATGAAGATGAATAATTTGCCCCTTATCGTATTCACTTACCGCATAATTTGAGGACACAATGAGCTCGTTCAAATCATCAAGAGAAAAAAAAGAAAAAAAATTGATTCCGGAAATCGCAGTGCTGTATTGATGGATAATTATTTCATTCACCCCTATTAGTTACCTTGGTAACTTTTTTAACCTGCGTCTTTAGTTATACTTAGAAAGAAATTTTAATGGCGGAGGGTTAAACATAGCTATGAGAAAAAAGCGTCTTAGATTAATTACAGTTCTTTTGGTGTTGCTAATAGTACTAAGTGGGTGTGCTAAGGAAGAGCTACCACTTCAGGAAAGCTTCAAGAATGTTGAAGTACAAGTCATACAGGAAGAAGACAGCCCGGTTACTATCCATTATTCCGGAGTTGTTAAGCCTGATGATTCTAAAGGTTTAAGCTTTAATAAATCCGGTAAAGTCGTCGAGATTTATGTGGATGAAAATGATTATGTAGAGAGGGGTTCAGTGATTGCTTTATTAGATCAAGAAGTACCTAACTATGAAGTCAAGGCTTCTCAAGCCAATCTAAATGCAGCAAAGCTAGATTATGACAAAGCAAAAGAATCCTATCTTTATGCAGAAGATCAGCTTGATAAAATGAAAAAACTCTATGAGGCAGGTGCTGTGTCCCAAGCTGATTATAATAAAGCAAACTTATCCGCGCAAACTGCCAAAATCTCCATAGATCAGGCAGAAGTAAAACATAAACAACTCAATGAAGATTATAACTTAAAACTAAGCAACCTGGGCGATACCAAACTAGTTGCTGACATGAGCGGTTACATTCTAGCGGTAAATTACAAAAATGGTGATATGGTTCAAGCGGGTATGCCCATTGTTACTCTGTCTAATGGCAAAACAAAAATCCTTGTAGGGATAAGTGATAAGGATTTGAAAACGGTTAAAAAGGATATGAATGTGACTATCCGATATCAAGAGAATGACCTTCCGGGTAAGGTATCGATGATCTCTCTCACTCCAGATTCTACGACCCGAACTTATCCGGTTGAACTATCCTTTGATGCAAAAGATGTTCCACTTGGTGCCATTGTAGAGACAAGCTTCACTATTGGTCAACAAACAGCTACCTGGATACCTTTGAATGCAATTTTGGCTTCAACCATTGATTATGTTTATGTAGCGTTAGATGACAAAGCTGTCAAGAAGTCTGTAGAGATGCTAGATGTTCAAGGAAGCAACGCACGTGTTAAGGGTTTGGAGGTAGGAGATCAGCTTATTGTCAAAGGAATGAAATCTATTAAGGAAGGCACCGTCTTACAAATAGTCAATTAAAGGAGACACCCATGAAGAAGAACATTTCATATTACGCTATTAAAAATAGTAGATTTACAATTTTTTTAATTATATTAAGCGTCATTGCCGCGGGATATTCTTATTACTTTCTTCCTAGACAGGAATCTCCGGATATTAGTGCCCCCAAAGCAATCGTTACGACAGTGTATCCCGGGGCATCACCAGAGGATGTAGAGGAACTCATAACAAAGAAAATTGAAGATGTCGTGGTGGAAGTTGAAGGGTATGACTTTCTCAGTTCCACCTCAAAAAACGGCATCTCTATGGTTGCTGTTTTTCTTGAAAATGGAGTTGATGCGGATGCTGCCTGGGATGACATGGAAGAAAAGTTAGCCAATCTGCAAGCCGAACTTCCTGAACAGAGCCTGCCCATGAATGTAAATACAGATTTTGCCGAAACAGCTGGAATGCTTATTAGCATATCCAGTGATAACAAATCATATAAGGAACTTTCCGACTATGCCGACCAGTTAAAAGATGAACTGAGTAAGATTGATGGAGTGCAAAAGTTTGAAATCGACGGTGCCCTTAGTGAAAACATCGAAATTAAAGTGGATATAGAAAAGTTAAATCAGTATAAAATTTCTCTAGAAGATATTTCAAATATGATAAAAGCAGAAAATATCCAGATGCCTTCAGGAAAGGTCGATAACAACGAGCTGGCGATTGTTGTTCAGACAAATGCTGCCTATACAACCCTTGATGAAATAAAAAATACTGTCCTGATTACTTCGCCTCAAAACCTCTCTCAAGTAAAAATTGCAGATATTGCCGAGGTAAGTTATCAAGTGGACGATTCCTTACCAAGATTCAAACTGAACGGGCAAAAAACCGTTCTCTTATCAGGGTATTTTGAGGGTTCTGTAAACGCTGTTTTAACTGGGAAAAACGTAGAACAAAAAGTTAATGAATTCAGTAAAGCTCTACCCAGTGAAATTGCTTTTAACCAAGTAACCTTTCAGCCCCATGATATTGAGAGATCTATCAATGATTTTATCATTAATCTGATAGAAGCTGTAATTTTAGTAATTGCTGTTGTATTTATAGGGATGGGATCTAGAAAAGCAATTATCGTTTCAACAACGATTCCTCTTTCCCTTGCTTTAACCTTCTCGGCAATGTATGTCCTTGGCATAAAATTAGAGCAGATGTCGATATCCGCTTTGATCATCTCCTTAGGAATGCTGGTGGATAATGCAATCGTAGCCAGTGACTCCATACAATACTATATTGATCAAGGCAAGGGACAGCTCGAAGCGGTGATCGAAGGTGTACGTGCGGTCTCCTATGCTATGCTGACATCCACCTTAACGATAGTTTTTGCCTTTACACCTTTACTCCTAATGGACTCTGCTGTGGGTCAATATGTTTTTGGAATTCCATCTGTAGTGATCATCGCCTTACTCAGTTCCTATGTCTGTGCCTTGGTCACAACACCTTTTATGGCCTATTTCTTCTTTAAAAAGACTGATAGCAAAAAAATTGCCAATACATCAAAGACCCGACATTTTTTCTCCATGCTTTTAGAAAAAGCCCTACAAAGAAAAATCGCAACCGTTTTGATCATCTTTTTAGCCTTTGGATTTTCACTGTTATTAGTTAGACAGTTAGAAGTAAGTTTGTTTCCGAAGGCCGATAAAAATATTCTCAACCTCTATGTAACCTCTGAGAATGCTTCAGACATCAATGAACTTGATCGGCTATCAAGCAGTGTACGTGAACTTTTAATGGAACAGCCTGAAGTTGTAAGTATTGTGGAAGCCATCGGTGATGGATTGCCAAAGTTTTATATGACTGTAAGTCCAGCCTCCAAATCGGATGACAGTGGGCAAACACTCGTAACCTTTGATCTAGAAAAAGGTAAGCGATTTACAACCAAGGGA from Desulfitobacterium dichloroeliminans LMG P-21439 encodes the following:
- a CDS encoding DUF445 domain-containing protein, whose product is MNEVPTTVAQTKKVRGKTYRKANIALGLSALGLAIVYPFQGSFGGGLLTSGCTAALVGGLADWFAVKALFRRPLGVRPGKVFRTEIIPRNRERIFQALTDMVEKELLSQEALQKKLETYDFATPAIKTWDALGRERVGPILDQFLLQLQVPLSLSLEDLKKENEALFRQESLSEKLDPLVGHALLQLWENEEGKKLITAGATTLGLWIQETEVHLWLTHWLEHAIERYISENPSRRFLVMFLPEPSDLALKLQNQISDYLREETTQAEIGQWLKQQAQNQAYRLTAGEEPDPPSQKTTYWATTTVMKLLQELAKGYLEKLDVMATTSKRGEQLLEGLESGIASLKESPEKQGDFNAYVQAKIIPLINSKHQKIGQLVHEGLEKYSNEMLVELIESKAGEDLQMIRINGSVVGGLAGMLIYLASSLL
- a CDS encoding Crp/Fnr family transcriptional regulator, whose translation is MNEIIIHQYSTAISGINFFSFFSLDDLNELIVSSNYAVSEYDKGQIIHLHNELCQSVDIVLDGQVSVQKIEENGNILIINTFLKGDIIGANLLFSSRNYYPMTIFASTKATILHLRKERIIDICQNDIRFLTYLIKTISDTTSILVDKIDMIALKTIRRRIMDFLKYEYLIQKNTRINLTMSKKNLAEKLGIQRSSLSRELNKMREDGLLEFDAKTITITDLSMFE
- a CDS encoding efflux RND transporter periplasmic adaptor subunit; the encoded protein is MRKKRLRLITVLLVLLIVLSGCAKEELPLQESFKNVEVQVIQEEDSPVTIHYSGVVKPDDSKGLSFNKSGKVVEIYVDENDYVERGSVIALLDQEVPNYEVKASQANLNAAKLDYDKAKESYLYAEDQLDKMKKLYEAGAVSQADYNKANLSAQTAKISIDQAEVKHKQLNEDYNLKLSNLGDTKLVADMSGYILAVNYKNGDMVQAGMPIVTLSNGKTKILVGISDKDLKTVKKDMNVTIRYQENDLPGKVSMISLTPDSTTRTYPVELSFDAKDVPLGAIVETSFTIGQQTATWIPLNAILASTIDYVYVALDDKAVKKSVEMLDVQGSNARVKGLEVGDQLIVKGMKSIKEGTVLQIVN
- a CDS encoding efflux RND transporter permease subunit codes for the protein MKKNISYYAIKNSRFTIFLIILSVIAAGYSYYFLPRQESPDISAPKAIVTTVYPGASPEDVEELITKKIEDVVVEVEGYDFLSSTSKNGISMVAVFLENGVDADAAWDDMEEKLANLQAELPEQSLPMNVNTDFAETAGMLISISSDNKSYKELSDYADQLKDELSKIDGVQKFEIDGALSENIEIKVDIEKLNQYKISLEDISNMIKAENIQMPSGKVDNNELAIVVQTNAAYTTLDEIKNTVLITSPQNLSQVKIADIAEVSYQVDDSLPRFKLNGQKTVLLSGYFEGSVNAVLTGKNVEQKVNEFSKALPSEIAFNQVTFQPHDIERSINDFIINLIEAVILVIAVVFIGMGSRKAIIVSTTIPLSLALTFSAMYVLGIKLEQMSISALIISLGMLVDNAIVASDSIQYYIDQGKGQLEAVIEGVRAVSYAMLTSTLTIVFAFTPLLLMDSAVGQYVFGIPSVVIIALLSSYVCALVTTPFMAYFFFKKTDSKKIANTSKTRHFFSMLLEKALQRKIATVLIIFLAFGFSLLLVRQLEVSLFPKADKNILNLYVTSENASDINELDRLSSSVRELLMEQPEVVSIVEAIGDGLPKFYMTVSPASKSDDSGQTLVTFDLEKGKRFTTKGEFLDFIQAELNNNVVGGTVTAHLLDAGSSSAHPISVRVSARDMERLEQVIGLIEAEMEEIEGTINIGDTFVAQEYQFYVNVNENLAGSYGLTKYDVQKEITNALKGNATSILRRNSNEYPIRVMSNIETKEQLESLMIKSTKTGAKVPLKTIAAIETRAEYPTLTRYNRERSVEVYSDLLTGYEAKDIETQLMTRITALNLEDITVDFDSGQMALIKDSFSQLGVLGIFSLFLILTVLVLQFNSFKQAAIILSTIPVSFTGGILGLFLTGQNLSFTAFLGIVSLMGIVVGNGIILMDYINVELEAGRELQEACKAAAARRFSPIMNSSVTTVIGLIPLAISGGETFRPMAIAIISGLSLSTLLSLVVVPMLASIGNKKSNSVDPSANLTV